In Providencia alcalifaciens, the sequence AGAATGCTATACAGCTTAAGAAATGATTATTTTATCGCCAGATTGTGACGGGGATTTGAAATAAGATATCGTATATTGAGTATGAGGCTTATAGGGTGTGATGCATTCCCTATAAGCCAACAAAGTGAGTCTATGATTAAGCTTGCTCAGGTCGAGTAAAGACTAATTCATTACCTTTCGACTGCGCTTGATCAAATTGGTAGCCTTCTAAATTAAAGTCAGATAGCTGTTCGGATTTAGTCAGTTTATTTTGAATAATAAAACGGCTCATTAATCCGCGAGCTTTCTTTGCATAAAAACTGATGACTTTATATTTACCGTTTTTCTCATCTAAGAAAACGGGTTTAATAATTTCAGCGTCCAATTTTTTGGTATTCACAGACTTAAAATATTCATCAGAAGCTAAATTAACGAGGATATTATCCCCTTGCGCTGCCAGTGCTTTATTTAAATGCTGAGTGATGATATCTCCCCAAAATTCATATAAATCTTTGCCACGACTGTTTTTAAGGCGAATCCCCATTTCTAAGCGATAAGGCTGCATTAAGTCTAATGGACGCAGCACACCATACAGACCAGACAACATACGTAAATGTTGCTGAGCAAATTCAAAATCAGCGGGAGAAAACGTTTCGGCTTGCATGCCGGTATACACGTCCCCTTTGAAGGCGAGGATGGCTTGGCGTGCATTATCTGGGGAAAAGTTTGGTTGCCATTCACCAAAACGCGCCGCATTCAGCCCTGCAAGTTTATCGCTAATTTTCATTAAGCTTGCGATATCCGCTGGCGTGAGTTTTCGGCATGCTTTAATCAGTTTTTCAGACTCAGAGAGTAGCTCGGGTTGAGTAAAAGTGTCGATGGTGAGCGGGCTTTCGTAGTCTAATGTCTTGGCAGGTGAAATAGTAATCAGCATAACTTGACCCTTGTGAAAGTAGAATTATTGCCTACTGTAGCAAAAAATTAATTAGAATGGTGAATTGCTGCAATAAGTAGATTCCATTTTCATTGTTTGCTCTACTGGTTTAATAATTTATAGGAGCTAAATGGATTCAGTTTTAAATTCTGCTGCGAAAACGATTGCTGATCAAATAGTTGCTTTCCAAGAGATTTCCTCGCTTGCAGCAACGTAGATGCGTGATATTATCATGGGACGGTGCGGCGCTAGCCTCAATTCCTTAATAATACACAAAGTAGTTTAAGTTGCAGAAGTGTGGCTAATCAGTGTAGCCAACACCCCTACAACTCGAAGCATGGCGGGTTTACCCTAAATAATTCAAGTTGTAGGTAGGCGGCAAGAGAACGAATTCCTAGGAGCATACATAAGTATGTGACTAGGGTGAGTGAATGTAGCCAACACCCCTACAACTTGAAGTATGACGGGTATAACAACGAGATTAAAGAAATGACCGACAAACTAACCTCCTTACGTAGTCTGACAACTGTTGTTGCCGACACTGGCGACATCGAAGCGATGAAGCTGTACAAACCACAAGATGCGACGACTAACCCATCGCTGATTTTAAATGCTGCACAAATTCCTGAGTACCGTAAATTAATTGATGAAGCGGTAGAGTGGGCGCGTAAGCAAAGCGATAACCGTGAACAACAAGTTGTTGATGCATGTGACAAACTGGCTGTTAATATCGGTTTAGAAATTCTAAAATTAGTTCCAGGTCGTATTTCAACAGAAGTTGATGCACGTCTTTCTTATGATGAAGAAGCGTGTATTACTAAAGCTCGCCGTCTGATGAAAATGTACAACGAAGCTGGTATCAG encodes:
- the yaaA gene encoding peroxide stress protein YaaA, whose amino-acid sequence is MLITISPAKTLDYESPLTIDTFTQPELLSESEKLIKACRKLTPADIASLMKISDKLAGLNAARFGEWQPNFSPDNARQAILAFKGDVYTGMQAETFSPADFEFAQQHLRMLSGLYGVLRPLDLMQPYRLEMGIRLKNSRGKDLYEFWGDIITQHLNKALAAQGDNILVNLASDEYFKSVNTKKLDAEIIKPVFLDEKNGKYKVISFYAKKARGLMSRFIIQNKLTKSEQLSDFNLEGYQFDQAQSKGNELVFTRPEQA